In Dysidea avara chromosome 3, odDysAvar1.4, whole genome shotgun sequence, a single window of DNA contains:
- the LOC136248497 gene encoding uncharacterized protein produces MKVACVNIKSRTGELVPISALIVPTIATPLRNAVKLNTTQLPYLSGLPLAHPITQDDSFKISLLIGTDYYWDLVEDHIRRNGPTAMSSKLGYFLSGPLPTEHSLITHTNAFHVAAHHSTNCDFKQFWELESTGTTSTLDTNTDKTFLIECSNTYVSRQSDGSYCAKLPWKPHHPHCQPTMTSIRRGRGPLAQTPELLQAYNNIIMDQLKRGFIEKVPTITDNPNTTHYILHHCIKKNSITTPIQIVYDCSCQQSCHHPSLNDCLLTRPHFLNDLYSILLRFRSDNYATSTDIEKAFLHATLHETDRDYTWFFWLKDVVDPKGQFEVYRFKRVLFGAVSSLYATLYYHLQQNNTPVSCDILDNLYVDNALSGSSETEIIHYYNSARMLLSDACFNLRAWVTNSPQLRAITQQERTSDTATPSNTLAIFWDPVSDHLNLASKGPSTTGTLLTTKRELLQESSKVFDPLGIATPVTIQAKLLIQKIWMKQIERDSPLDQI; encoded by the coding sequence ATGAAGGTTGCTTGTGTCAACATTAAGAGTAGAACAGGTGAACTGGTACCTATCTCAGCACTCATCGTACCAACAATTGCCACACCATTACGAAACGCAGTAAAGTTGAACACAACTCAGTTACCGTACCTCAGTGGCCTACCTCTAGCCCACCCCATCACACAAGATGACAGCTTCAAGATCTCCCTTCTAATTGGCACTGATTACTACTGGGATCTTGTAGAAGATCATATCAGGAGAAATGGACCCACAGCCATGAGCTCTAAGCTTGGATACTTCCTCTCTGGTCCCCTCCCCACTGAACATTCTCTTATCACCCACACCAATGCCTTTCATGTGGCTGCTCATCACAGTACGAACTGTGATTTCAAACAGTTTTGGGAATTGGAATCCACTGGGACCACCTCGACACTTGACACCAACACTGACAAGACCTTCCTTATAGAATGTTCTAACACTTATGTCAGTCGCCAATCAGATGGCTCCTACTGTGCTAAGTTGCCGTGGAAACCACACCATCCCCACTGCCAACCAACCATGACATCTATAAGAAGAGGGCGCGGTCCCCTTGCACAGACACCAGAATTGCTTCAGGCATACAACAACATCATCATGGACCAACTGAAGAGGGGATTCATTGAGAAGGTTCCTACCATCACTGACAATCCAAACACTACACATTACATCCTTCATCATTGCATCAAGAAGAATTCCATCACCACGCCAATACAGATTGTTTATGATTGCAGCTGTCAGCAGTCCTGTCATCACCCATCTCTCAATGATTGTTTGCTTACTAGACCACACTTTCTCAATGATCTGTACTCCATTCTCCTTCGCTTCAGAAGCGACAACTATGCCACATCGACGGACATAGAAAAGGCTTTCCTACATGCCACCCTCCATGAGACTGACAGGGACTATACTTGGTTTTTCTGGCTGAAGGATGTTGTAGACCCAAAGGGACAATTTGAGGTCTATCGATTCAAGAGAGTGTTGTTTGGTGCGGTAAGTTCACTGTATGCCACACTTTACTACCATTTGCAACAAAATAACACACCTGTATCATGTGACATACTAGACAATCTGTATGTAGACAATGCCCTTTCTGGTTCCTCAGAAACTGAAATCATCCACTACTATAACAGTGCCAGGATGCTCCTGTCTGATGCTTGTTTCAACCTGAGGGCTTGGGTCACAAACAGCCCACAACTCAGAGCTATCACCCAACAGGAGAGGACATCTGACACTGCCACACCCAGTAACACTCTGGCTATTTTCTGGGATCCAGTTTCTGACCACCTGAACCTTGCCTCCAAGGGCCCATCTACAACTGGCACCTTGCTCACCACTAAGAGAGAACTGTTACAAGAGTCATCCAAGGTATTTGATCCCCTTGGAATAGCAACCCCAGTCACTATCCAAGCCAAACTCCTTATACAGAAGATCTGGATGAAACAGATTGAACGAGACAGTCCCTTGGACCAGATTTAG